Proteins encoded within one genomic window of Gemmatimonadaceae bacterium:
- a CDS encoding FAD-binding oxidoreductase has translation MSIDRRDFIKQAGAQTGLLLTGTGSLGATIVPSSGVAPALQKGLPDVVVIGAGAIGGWTALHLNAMGAKVLLVDAYGPGNSRSTSGDVTRGVRTSYGDRPNGEQWMLWANTAITRWREWDEIFWKELGARVYFTTGDLITRAQWEPFLTQTREWWVKNGIGHETLTVDEARYRWPVFDLQGINAIIYEPQAGVVRARRSCELVASWFQKHGGTLRIDRISTLMRGTGQIDQLLTSDGSSIRGGQYVFACGPWLPKVFANLLGPRMRSPMGNVFYMATPIGDKRFQAPDMPSHNFPGITGWAALAVDNHGFRTRIGGGQAGDPDTSERMVGAPNVARLRTFLAERFPLLKDMPINEQRACHYETTVSRNFIIDKHPDFSNVWIAGGGNAEAFKQGPVFGEYTARRVLGKPTDPALTEAFRVPTTTYEEEAAKAEAAAQQGARRPPGSNNYQEENFDA, from the coding sequence GTGAGCATCGACCGCCGCGACTTCATCAAGCAGGCGGGAGCCCAGACCGGTCTCCTGCTCACCGGCACGGGATCGCTGGGTGCGACGATCGTTCCGTCGTCCGGCGTGGCGCCGGCGCTCCAGAAGGGATTGCCGGATGTCGTGGTGATCGGCGCGGGCGCTATCGGCGGCTGGACCGCGCTGCACCTGAACGCGATGGGAGCGAAGGTGCTCCTCGTCGATGCGTACGGCCCTGGCAATTCCCGTTCGACGTCCGGCGACGTCACCCGCGGCGTGCGCACGTCCTACGGCGACCGGCCGAACGGCGAGCAATGGATGCTGTGGGCCAACACCGCGATTACGCGCTGGCGCGAGTGGGACGAGATCTTCTGGAAGGAATTGGGCGCGCGGGTCTACTTCACCACGGGTGACCTCATCACGCGCGCGCAGTGGGAGCCGTTCCTCACGCAGACGCGCGAGTGGTGGGTGAAGAACGGCATCGGCCACGAGACCCTCACCGTCGACGAGGCCCGGTATCGCTGGCCGGTGTTCGACCTGCAGGGGATCAACGCGATCATCTACGAGCCACAGGCCGGGGTCGTGCGGGCGCGACGCTCGTGCGAACTCGTCGCCTCCTGGTTTCAGAAGCACGGAGGCACGCTCCGCATCGACCGCATCAGCACGTTGATGCGCGGCACGGGCCAGATCGACCAGCTGCTCACCTCGGATGGCTCGTCGATCCGCGGTGGACAATACGTCTTTGCCTGCGGGCCGTGGCTCCCCAAGGTGTTCGCCAACCTGCTGGGGCCCCGCATGCGATCCCCGATGGGCAACGTGTTCTACATGGCGACGCCGATCGGCGACAAGCGATTCCAGGCGCCCGACATGCCGAGCCACAACTTTCCCGGCATCACCGGGTGGGCGGCGCTCGCCGTGGACAACCACGGGTTCCGTACGCGTATCGGTGGCGGTCAGGCGGGCGATCCGGATACGAGCGAGCGCATGGTGGGCGCGCCTAACGTCGCCCGCCTACGCACCTTCCTGGCCGAACGCTTTCCGCTGCTCAAGGACATGCCGATCAACGAGCAGCGCGCCTGTCACTACGAGACGACAGTCTCCCGCAACTTCATCATCGACAAGCACCCCGATTTTTCGAACGTGTGGATCGCTGGCGGCGGCAACGCCGAGGCGTTCAAGCAGGGCCCGGTGTTTGGCGAATACACCGCGCGTCGGGTGCTCGGCAAGCCGACCGATCCCGCATTGACCGAAGCCTTCCGCGTGCCGACGACCACGTACGAAGAAGAGGCCGCGAAGGCGGAGGCAGCGGCGCAGCAGGGCGCGCGCCGCCCGCCCGGGAGCAACAACTACCAGGAGGAGAACTTCGACGCATGA
- a CDS encoding c-type cytochrome, which translates to MHSRLRTLVAAAAGLLMTPSAFAQGDSTLAPAGRSAMSGVMNAEQVARGRATHRTSCGSCHGAEAYTGESFEQAWKGRTVFDLYELIKTTMPEDNPGQLPVKDYVDIVAYILNLNGYPQGDAELSVDEAELKLIRIDSIPPRP; encoded by the coding sequence ATGCATTCGAGACTGCGTACCCTGGTCGCCGCCGCAGCCGGCCTGTTGATGACCCCCTCCGCGTTCGCCCAGGGCGACTCCACCCTGGCCCCGGCCGGACGATCGGCGATGTCCGGCGTCATGAACGCGGAGCAGGTGGCCCGAGGGCGCGCCACTCATCGGACCAGCTGTGGCAGCTGTCACGGCGCGGAGGCCTACACGGGTGAGTCGTTCGAGCAGGCATGGAAAGGGCGCACCGTCTTTGACCTGTACGAGCTGATCAAGACCACGATGCCCGAGGACAACCCGGGCCAGCTGCCCGTCAAGGACTACGTCGACATCGTCGCGTACATCCTCAACCTGAACGGGTACCCGCAGGGTGACGCCGAGCTCTCCGTCGATGAGGCCGAGCTCAAGCTGATCCGCATCGACTCGATTCCTCCTCGTCCCTGA
- a CDS encoding FAD-dependent oxidoreductase, which translates to MADHAAPAPDTPDLAAGVPAHSIVEGALLAGRVGDDAVVITRVEGRCHAIGATCTHYGGPLAEGLVVGHTVRCPWHHAAFDLRTGKSDRPPALAPVACYAVEEQGGTVRVTGRAAAAPSRRLTSAPSSVVIIGAGAAGTAAAEALRDEGYEGPVTLFDSDPAAAVDRPNLSKDYLAGSAPEEWVTLRSAEQLQARGIELRRERVRAITPAERTLTVDGGSTLAYDALLLATGATAVRLDIPVAAELPLLTLRSLADSRAIIRAAEQAAPRRAVVIGASFIGLEVAASLVARGLEVHVVAPDARPLERVLGPEVGDWIRSVHESRGVTFHLGRKPVSTRPDGVMLDDGTLLGAGLVVAGVGVRPNLELAQAAGLAVDRGVLVDAQLRSSDPAIWAAGDIARWPDPHTGERLRVEHWALAQRQGVAAARNMLGANVAFDAVPFFWSAHYDATINYVGHAAQWDRIEIDGSLAARDATVRYLARGKTVAVATINRDGVSLDAELAMERAIT; encoded by the coding sequence ATGGCCGATCACGCTGCTCCCGCTCCCGACACCCCGGATCTCGCCGCGGGTGTCCCTGCGCACTCGATTGTCGAGGGCGCCCTGCTCGCCGGTCGTGTGGGTGATGACGCCGTTGTCATCACCCGCGTCGAAGGCCGATGTCATGCCATCGGCGCCACCTGCACGCACTACGGCGGCCCGCTCGCCGAAGGTCTGGTCGTGGGTCACACCGTGCGCTGCCCTTGGCATCACGCGGCCTTCGACCTCCGTACCGGCAAGTCGGATCGTCCGCCCGCGCTGGCACCGGTGGCATGCTATGCGGTGGAGGAGCAGGGAGGCACTGTGCGCGTGACCGGTCGTGCCGCGGCAGCACCGTCGCGGCGCCTGACGAGTGCGCCGTCCTCCGTCGTCATCATCGGCGCTGGTGCCGCGGGCACTGCCGCTGCGGAAGCGCTGCGCGACGAGGGTTACGAAGGACCGGTGACCCTGTTCGACAGCGATCCGGCCGCTGCGGTCGATCGGCCGAATCTGTCCAAGGACTACCTCGCCGGCAGTGCGCCCGAGGAGTGGGTCACGCTGCGCTCGGCCGAACAGCTGCAGGCGCGAGGCATTGAGCTGCGGCGCGAGCGGGTGCGGGCCATCACCCCGGCCGAGCGAACCCTCACGGTCGACGGGGGCAGTACGCTCGCGTACGATGCCCTGTTGCTCGCGACGGGAGCGACCGCCGTGAGGCTCGACATCCCCGTCGCAGCGGAGTTGCCGCTGCTCACGCTCCGGTCGCTGGCCGACAGTCGAGCGATTATTCGCGCGGCCGAGCAGGCGGCGCCGCGGCGCGCCGTCGTGATCGGCGCGAGCTTCATCGGACTCGAAGTGGCCGCCTCGCTCGTCGCGCGTGGCCTCGAGGTGCACGTCGTGGCCCCCGATGCGCGACCGCTGGAGCGCGTGCTTGGCCCCGAGGTTGGCGACTGGATTCGCAGTGTGCACGAGTCGCGAGGCGTCACGTTCCATCTCGGACGCAAGCCCGTGTCGACGCGTCCCGATGGGGTGATGCTGGACGACGGAACGCTGCTCGGCGCCGGCCTCGTGGTCGCCGGCGTCGGCGTGCGGCCGAATCTGGAACTCGCGCAGGCCGCAGGGCTCGCGGTCGATCGCGGCGTGCTGGTCGATGCACAGCTGCGTTCGAGTGACCCCGCCATCTGGGCGGCGGGCGACATCGCGCGCTGGCCGGATCCCCATACCGGTGAGCGTCTTCGCGTGGAGCACTGGGCGCTCGCCCAGCGCCAGGGGGTGGCGGCGGCGCGCAACATGCTCGGCGCCAACGTGGCGTTCGACGCGGTGCCGTTCTTCTGGAGCGCACACTACGACGCCACGATCAACTACGTCGGTCACGCGGCGCAGTGGGACCGCATCGAGATCGACGGCAGCCTGGCCGCCCGCGATGCCACGGTACGCTACCTCGCAAGAGGCAAGACAGTCGCCGTGGCCACGATCAACCGCGACGGTGTGTCTTTGGACGCCGAACTCGCGATGGAGCGGGCGATAACCTGA
- a CDS encoding trypsin-like peptidase domain-containing protein: MSYTLSLSRTLAATGALVVAGVAGVTLAPRGTLLAHAAPPPASEPPVASVALLNDATVAAAATVKPAVVYITADVTADAADDTPAPNGFPPEFRRFFGMPDESSPSPSPRRAMSSGSGFIVSKDGTILTNAHVVDHASRVRVRLLDRREFDATVVGVDQPTDVAVLRIKANDLVPAELGSSDSARVGEFVLAVGNPLGEELTFTVTEGIVSAKGRTLRLPSSNSRSIQDFIQTDAAINPGNSGGPLVDLHGRVIGINSAIASGTGYYSGYGFAVPIDLARVVLRQLIDHGAVERVALGVQVRQADANDAAWAGMSRAQGVVVATMPPESSAAARAGLRAGDLIVAVDGTPVEYVAQLQERIAFRHPGDMVSLDVRRKNGDRATIRVALARMEREVAAGETSARSDSADATGVRLGISVAPSDDASVAGDIRLPERMNGLVITAVEPGADSESHLAPPSDRGVDVLLSIDGIATHTRDDVRRALSGKSAGVVVSLDVYNTGARQRRVERVKLIGG, from the coding sequence ATGTCATACACACTCTCCCTCTCGCGGACACTCGCCGCCACCGGAGCGCTGGTGGTTGCGGGCGTTGCCGGCGTCACCCTTGCCCCTCGCGGCACCCTGCTCGCTCACGCGGCACCACCTCCAGCGAGCGAACCACCGGTGGCGAGCGTCGCGCTGCTGAACGACGCGACGGTGGCCGCCGCGGCCACGGTCAAGCCGGCCGTCGTCTATATCACCGCGGACGTCACGGCCGACGCCGCCGACGATACGCCCGCACCCAATGGCTTCCCGCCGGAGTTTCGCCGGTTCTTCGGCATGCCTGACGAGTCGTCGCCATCGCCGTCGCCTCGACGGGCGATGTCCTCCGGATCGGGGTTCATCGTCTCGAAGGACGGCACCATCCTCACCAACGCCCATGTCGTGGATCACGCGTCCCGCGTGCGGGTGCGGTTGCTCGACCGGCGTGAGTTTGACGCAACGGTCGTCGGCGTTGACCAGCCCACCGACGTTGCCGTCCTGCGCATCAAGGCCAACGACCTCGTGCCGGCTGAACTCGGGTCGAGCGACTCGGCGCGCGTCGGCGAATTCGTCCTCGCGGTCGGGAACCCGCTTGGCGAGGAGCTCACTTTCACGGTGACCGAGGGCATCGTCAGCGCCAAGGGGCGCACGCTGCGGCTGCCGAGCAGCAATTCACGGTCGATCCAGGATTTCATACAGACCGACGCAGCGATCAATCCCGGGAACTCCGGTGGCCCGCTGGTCGACCTGCACGGGCGCGTGATCGGCATCAACAGCGCGATCGCGAGCGGCACGGGCTACTACAGCGGCTACGGGTTCGCGGTCCCCATCGACCTGGCGCGCGTGGTGTTGCGTCAATTGATCGACCACGGCGCCGTGGAACGCGTGGCCCTGGGCGTTCAGGTGCGCCAGGCTGACGCCAATGACGCCGCGTGGGCCGGGATGTCGCGCGCACAGGGCGTGGTGGTGGCCACGATGCCCCCCGAATCGAGCGCGGCCGCTCGTGCCGGACTGCGCGCCGGGGATCTCATCGTCGCGGTCGATGGCACGCCCGTTGAATACGTCGCACAGCTGCAGGAGCGCATCGCCTTCCGCCACCCGGGCGACATGGTGTCGCTCGACGTGCGCCGCAAGAACGGCGACCGCGCCACGATCCGCGTGGCGCTGGCCCGTATGGAGCGCGAGGTCGCGGCAGGCGAGACGTCCGCCCGATCGGACTCCGCCGACGCCACGGGCGTGCGCCTCGGGATCTCCGTCGCGCCGAGCGATGACGCGTCCGTGGCGGGCGACATTCGGCTCCCCGAGCGCATGAACGGCCTCGTGATCACCGCCGTCGAACCCGGTGCCGACAGTGAATCGCACCTGGCGCCGCCCTCGGATCGCGGTGTGGACGTGCTGCTCTCCATCGACGGCATCGCCACGCACACGCGAGATGACGTGCGCCGGGCGCTGAGCGGAAAGTCTGCGGGCGTCGTGGTCAGCCTGGACGTGTACAACACGGGCGCGCGTCAGCGCCGCGTTGAGCGTGTGAAGCTGATCGGCGGATGA
- a CDS encoding response regulator transcription factor, translated as MRLLLVEDDARLADLLVRSLREGGYAVDHATDGDAAVVQAAVNPYDVIVLDIQLPKRNGLEVCAEIRKRGSRVPILMLTARDAVRDRVAGLDAGADDYLTKPFDLAELEARVRALLRRMPELSPSRLTVGDLTVDVAAQRAERGGRTLALTTKEYVLLEYLARHAGRVIGRAELVEHVWDENHDPFTNAIEVYINRVRKKVDQGRAPLIHTRRGAGYMLAEADNAEPSR; from the coding sequence ATGCGCCTGCTGCTGGTGGAAGACGATGCCCGCCTGGCCGACCTGCTCGTGCGCTCGCTGCGTGAAGGTGGCTACGCCGTCGACCACGCCACCGATGGCGACGCCGCCGTGGTGCAGGCTGCCGTGAATCCGTATGACGTGATCGTGCTCGACATTCAGCTGCCAAAGCGCAACGGCCTCGAGGTCTGCGCCGAGATCCGCAAGCGCGGGAGCCGCGTGCCGATCCTCATGCTCACGGCGCGTGATGCCGTCCGCGATCGGGTGGCCGGTCTCGACGCGGGGGCAGACGACTATCTCACGAAGCCGTTCGACCTCGCGGAACTCGAAGCGCGCGTGCGCGCGCTGCTGCGTCGCATGCCGGAACTCTCACCCTCGCGTCTCACCGTCGGTGACCTCACGGTCGACGTCGCGGCGCAGCGGGCCGAACGTGGGGGGCGCACACTGGCACTCACGACCAAGGAGTACGTGCTCCTCGAGTACCTCGCACGCCACGCCGGACGCGTCATCGGACGGGCGGAACTGGTCGAACACGTCTGGGACGAAAACCACGATCCGTTCACCAACGCGATCGAGGTCTATATCAATCGCGTGCGCAAGAAGGTCGATCAGGGTCGCGCGCCGCTGATCCACACGCGGCGAGGCGCGGGCTACATGCTCGCAGAGGCGGACAACGCAGAGCCGTCGCGGTGA
- a CDS encoding serine hydrolase, translating into MLASRLSLSLALLAAAGRTLLSQPTIRDLRDRPLATWNQAEREFGFPRWSAIYEHRIVRRGVRVHPLPVGAPLAALAPSTESGQALDRYIAEQKVAGVVVLVDGERRLERYALGQSASKKWTSFSVAKSITGTLVGAAIRDGYIASVEDPVTRYIPGLKGSVYDSVNVRQLLTMTSGVRWNEDYTDTLSDVYRFHLHRPPRGENATVSFMRTLTRDTTPGTRWVYKTGETNLIGVLVSSATGQPLSRYLSRKIWGRYGMEQDATWQLDRGGHEHGGCCFQATLRDFARFGQFVLDGGRINGRPVLADGWLEEATKSQVDLGDGRGYGYQWWTSADGTFGARGIHGQLIHIDPARRLVVAMISAWPVATGREPSAARAAFIEMLAAAVDADSVSAVRRRAEAAKLRTRGASSP; encoded by the coding sequence ATGCTGGCATCGCGCCTCTCTCTCTCCCTCGCGCTCCTCGCTGCTGCCGGGCGCACGCTCCTCTCGCAACCGACCATCCGGGACCTGCGCGACCGTCCCCTGGCCACCTGGAACCAGGCCGAACGCGAGTTCGGGTTCCCGCGCTGGAGCGCGATCTACGAGCATCGCATCGTCAGGCGCGGCGTCCGCGTACATCCTTTGCCCGTCGGCGCACCGCTGGCCGCGCTCGCCCCCTCGACCGAAAGTGGGCAGGCCCTGGATCGCTACATCGCCGAGCAGAAGGTGGCCGGCGTCGTCGTGCTGGTCGACGGGGAGCGCCGGCTCGAGCGCTACGCGCTCGGCCAGTCCGCCTCGAAGAAATGGACGTCGTTTTCGGTGGCGAAGTCGATCACGGGGACACTCGTGGGCGCGGCGATACGCGACGGCTACATCGCCAGCGTCGAGGACCCCGTCACGCGATACATCCCCGGCCTCAAGGGCAGCGTTTACGACAGTGTGAACGTGCGGCAGCTCCTCACCATGACGTCCGGGGTGCGCTGGAACGAGGACTACACCGATACGCTGAGTGACGTCTATCGCTTCCACCTGCACCGGCCACCGCGGGGGGAGAACGCGACGGTAAGCTTCATGCGGACGCTCACGCGCGATACGACGCCCGGAACCCGCTGGGTCTACAAGACCGGCGAGACGAATCTCATCGGCGTGCTCGTGTCGTCGGCCACAGGCCAGCCGCTGTCCCGCTACCTGTCACGAAAGATCTGGGGTCGCTACGGGATGGAGCAGGACGCGACGTGGCAGCTCGACCGCGGAGGCCACGAACACGGCGGATGCTGCTTCCAGGCGACGCTGCGCGACTTTGCCCGCTTCGGGCAGTTTGTCCTGGATGGCGGTCGCATCAACGGTCGACCCGTGCTTGCCGACGGATGGCTCGAGGAGGCCACGAAATCCCAGGTGGACCTGGGCGACGGCCGTGGGTACGGCTACCAGTGGTGGACATCGGCGGACGGCACCTTCGGCGCGCGAGGCATCCACGGGCAGTTGATCCACATCGACCCGGCGCGACGCCTGGTGGTCGCGATGATCAGTGCATGGCCCGTGGCGACCGGCCGCGAACCGTCTGCCGCGCGCGCGGCGTTCATCGAGATGCTGGCGGCCGCGGTCGACGCCGACTCCGTGTCGGCGGTCCGACGTCGCGCGGAAGCCGCGAAACTCAGAACTCGCGGCGCTTCATCTCCCTGA
- a CDS encoding DinB family protein codes for MHAPSPSEYTPYFQRYVTLVPDGQLMPTLRSQVAEFEALFATVTEAQGMASYAPGKWSLKEVIGHVADTERVFGFRALHIARGDANPLPSFDQDQWTPHGQFNAHSVASVLGQWRTARLANITAIEAMPDEAINRSGIVSGNPVTVRALVHILAGHVAFHITHVRENYLT; via the coding sequence ATGCACGCGCCATCCCCGTCCGAATACACGCCCTACTTCCAGCGCTACGTCACGCTCGTCCCTGACGGCCAGCTCATGCCGACGTTGCGTTCACAGGTCGCCGAGTTCGAGGCGCTGTTCGCAACCGTGACCGAGGCCCAGGGAATGGCGAGCTACGCCCCTGGGAAGTGGAGCCTCAAGGAGGTCATCGGGCACGTGGCCGACACCGAGCGCGTGTTCGGGTTCCGGGCGCTCCACATCGCGCGCGGCGACGCGAACCCCCTGCCGTCCTTTGACCAGGATCAGTGGACGCCCCACGGACAGTTCAATGCGCACTCGGTCGCCTCGGTGCTGGGGCAGTGGCGCACTGCGCGGCTGGCCAACATCACCGCGATCGAGGCGATGCCTGACGAGGCGATCAACCGCAGCGGAATCGTGTCCGGCAACCCGGTCACCGTGCGCGCGCTCGTGCACATCCTGGCCGGTCACGTCGCCTTCCACATCACGCATGTGAGGGAGAACTACCTGACCTGA
- a CDS encoding HAMP domain-containing protein has translation MFGRSLRARLAWWYAVVFAAFLSAVGGAGYVFLAYSSLERVDEFLAESGETLASAIEFERHLGAADSVAIAAVLDVLQLPGVSVRLHDRARGPVAPPRDALPGPRDGASSPRLAIDNVLDDLLESAPAMPTLVTRVIDERPVRVLLLPYDIGNRALVVGVAQVMTARTRMLRDARWALGIGLPVVLLLASAGGWWLAGRGFAPVDVMSRRAREIGATNLHERIPVVNPADEIGRLATTFNELLERLERSFEAQARFAADASHELRTPLAIINGEADLALARDDRTRDDYVTALRTIRQSAHRLRAIVGDLFLLARADAGEPILNRTPLHLRDLAEDSAHDLRSLAAARQASIEVRGVDEGLVLGDETLLRRAIDNLVVNAIKYGRPGGVVVIDVSDDGPRWRLDVRDDGAGIPAEVQARLFERFFRADAVRASSGTDGAGLGLAICRRVAREHGGDVVLAASTTSGSTFRLTIPRAPASTLVTSGN, from the coding sequence ATGTTCGGTCGGAGCCTGCGCGCCCGGCTCGCCTGGTGGTACGCGGTGGTGTTCGCGGCCTTCCTGAGCGCGGTCGGCGGAGCCGGGTACGTCTTTCTCGCCTACAGCAGCCTGGAGCGCGTGGACGAGTTCCTTGCCGAGTCCGGCGAGACGCTCGCGTCGGCGATCGAGTTCGAACGTCACCTCGGTGCGGCCGACAGTGTGGCGATCGCTGCCGTGCTCGACGTGCTCCAGCTCCCCGGGGTGTCCGTACGACTGCACGACCGCGCCCGCGGTCCGGTCGCGCCGCCGCGCGACGCCTTGCCCGGACCGCGCGACGGGGCATCGAGCCCGCGCCTCGCGATCGACAACGTGCTGGACGACCTGCTCGAGTCCGCACCCGCGATGCCCACACTCGTCACTCGCGTCATCGACGAACGACCGGTGCGCGTCCTCCTGCTGCCATACGACATCGGGAATCGCGCACTCGTCGTTGGTGTTGCCCAGGTGATGACGGCGCGCACCCGCATGTTGCGCGACGCTCGTTGGGCACTCGGCATCGGATTGCCCGTGGTGCTCCTGCTCGCCAGCGCTGGTGGCTGGTGGCTCGCGGGGCGCGGCTTTGCCCCGGTGGACGTGATGTCGCGTCGTGCACGCGAGATCGGCGCAACCAACCTCCACGAGCGCATCCCCGTCGTCAATCCGGCCGACGAGATCGGACGGCTCGCCACCACGTTCAACGAGTTGCTGGAGCGCCTCGAACGATCGTTCGAGGCCCAGGCCCGCTTTGCCGCCGATGCGTCGCACGAGCTGCGCACGCCGCTCGCGATCATCAATGGCGAAGCCGACCTTGCCCTCGCGCGGGACGATCGCACGCGCGACGACTACGTGACGGCGTTGCGCACGATCAGGCAGTCGGCGCATCGCCTGCGCGCGATCGTTGGTGACCTGTTCCTCCTCGCGCGTGCCGATGCCGGCGAGCCGATTCTGAACCGGACGCCGCTCCACCTCAGGGATCTCGCGGAAGACAGCGCCCACGACCTCCGATCGTTGGCCGCGGCCCGTCAGGCATCCATCGAGGTGCGCGGCGTCGACGAAGGTCTGGTGCTGGGAGACGAGACGCTGCTGCGACGCGCCATCGACAATCTCGTGGTGAACGCCATCAAGTACGGGCGACCTGGCGGCGTCGTCGTCATCGACGTCAGCGACGATGGCCCGCGCTGGCGGCTCGACGTGCGCGACGATGGCGCCGGCATCCCCGCGGAGGTGCAGGCGCGATTGTTCGAACGATTCTTTCGCGCTGACGCCGTGCGCGCATCGTCAGGCACGGACGGAGCCGGGCTCGGACTGGCCATTTGCCGACGCGTGGCGCGTGAGCATGGCGGTGACGTCGTGCTCGCAGCGAGCACGACATCGGGCAGCACGTTCCGTCTCACGATTCCCAGGGCACCGGCCAGTACCCTGGTGACCTCGGGGAACTGA